The Candidatus Binatia bacterium genomic interval CGGATAAACCATACTCCGCCGGCCATGCGACCAAGGCGAACCCGCCAATCATCTTGCCTTTGACGACATAATCGAAGGCACCTCCGGCGGCATCCGAGCCCTGCGCTCTTAGGGTGCGGAAGTAGTAGCCGTGGTACGGTTCGGATTTTCCGCCCCCTGCGGGGAAATTCCCGACCGCCGCCCGCGCGAAGCCTTTCGAAACCAGACTCTCGGGGGCGCCATCCCAATATACCCCATCGTGCTTGCCCGAAGAACTGACGACTTTCTGCGCGTATTGTAGAATGCCATCTCCGTTGTGGGCTTCCGCAGCATATTCCAGTTGGGCCTCGACGTAGCCCCGGCAAACTTCCATCGCGTTCATCTCGTTCCTACCGATGCGGCGGGCGAGAATCTCCAGCCTGCCTCGTGCCGAGTCGAACTGCCACTTCCCTTCCTTCCGAATCAATGGGACCGGAAACGGCCACTCTTGGTCTCCAACCGATAAGATCGTCTTGTCCGGGTCCGTTGGATCCTGATCGAACTGCATCTTCTCGTGGGCCAGGCGAAC includes:
- a CDS encoding DUF2950 domain-containing protein gives rise to the protein MRRGTSRYPGDITRRLMCFGAVALAMMAASSQAAPSKSPRAFATPQEAVRAMIEAAEHNDTAALLKLFGPEGKDIVDSGDPAEDQDRRVEFVRLAHEKMQFDQDPTDPDKTILSVGDQEWPFPVPLIRKEGKWQFDSARGRLEILARRIGRNEMNAMEVCRGYVEAQLEYAAEAHNGDGILQYAQKVVSSSGKHDGVYWDGAPESLVSKGFARAAVGNFPAGGGKSEPYHGYYFRTLRAQGSDAAGGAFDYVVKGKMIGGFALVAWPAEYGLSGVRTLIINHQGVIYQKDLGTNTARLARQMTRFNPDKSWRPVHLE